One Streptomyces fagopyri DNA window includes the following coding sequences:
- a CDS encoding acyclic terpene utilization AtuA family protein — translation MPPSTEAAARVGILTPSGMLGAGFAPETIDYGLALGPDVIAIDGGSTDSGPHYLGAGVAKTTASAVSRDLRLLLRAAATADIPLIVGSCGTSGTDSGVDWVAGIADQIMAEEGLDLKIARIYSEQDAGFLKKELDAGRVHPLAPHGPLAPETLDSCTHIVGMMGHEPFVEAIQAGAQVILAGRATDTALAAAVPLMLGMPAGPTWHAAKIVECGGQCTTDPRAGGVFATIDHNGFVIEPLDPANACTPISVAAHMLYETANPYRMREPAGTLDVSDATYAPLDERRVRVEGSRFEPAEQHTIKLEGARVTGYETLSFSGIRDPYIVANIDRWAALLRNIVTERINQTLKLTDDDYGLDIRLYGHNAILQDIDPDPSTAREVGVMLLVNAPSQATATAIAKVANPLMLHLPLPEMHYLPSFAFATSPAETERGPAYEFVLNHVVDVESATGMFRTHYSREVSRA, via the coding sequence ATGCCTCCGTCCACTGAAGCCGCCGCACGGGTCGGAATCCTCACCCCGTCCGGCATGCTCGGCGCCGGCTTCGCCCCGGAGACCATCGACTACGGCCTCGCCCTCGGGCCCGACGTCATCGCAATCGACGGCGGATCCACCGACTCCGGACCCCACTACCTCGGCGCCGGTGTCGCCAAGACCACCGCCTCCGCCGTGAGCCGCGACCTGCGACTCCTCCTCAGAGCAGCAGCCACCGCCGACATCCCCCTGATCGTCGGCTCCTGCGGCACCAGCGGCACCGACTCCGGCGTCGACTGGGTCGCCGGGATCGCAGACCAGATCATGGCCGAGGAAGGCCTCGACCTGAAGATCGCCCGCATCTACAGCGAACAGGACGCCGGCTTCCTCAAGAAAGAACTTGACGCGGGACGGGTGCATCCCCTGGCACCGCACGGACCTCTCGCCCCGGAAACCCTCGACAGCTGCACCCACATCGTGGGCATGATGGGCCACGAGCCCTTCGTCGAAGCCATCCAGGCCGGCGCGCAGGTCATACTGGCGGGGCGGGCCACCGACACCGCTCTCGCCGCCGCAGTACCCCTGATGCTCGGCATGCCGGCCGGACCCACCTGGCACGCCGCCAAGATCGTCGAATGCGGCGGACAGTGCACCACGGACCCACGCGCCGGCGGTGTCTTCGCCACCATCGACCACAACGGCTTCGTCATCGAGCCCCTCGACCCGGCCAACGCCTGCACCCCCATCTCGGTAGCGGCACACATGCTGTACGAGACGGCCAACCCCTACCGCATGCGCGAACCCGCGGGCACCCTCGACGTCTCCGACGCCACCTACGCCCCACTCGATGAACGCCGCGTACGCGTCGAAGGATCCCGCTTCGAGCCCGCGGAGCAACACACCATCAAACTCGAGGGCGCCCGCGTCACCGGCTACGAAACACTCTCCTTCAGCGGCATCCGCGACCCATACATCGTCGCCAACATCGACCGCTGGGCCGCTCTGCTGCGCAACATCGTCACCGAGCGCATCAACCAGACCCTCAAACTGACCGACGACGACTACGGCCTGGACATCCGCCTCTACGGCCACAACGCCATCCTGCAGGACATCGACCCCGACCCCTCCACCGCGCGCGAGGTCGGCGTCATGCTCCTGGTCAACGCACCGTCCCAGGCCACCGCCACGGCGATCGCCAAGGTCGCCAACCCCCTGATGCTGCACCTCCCGCTGCCCGAAATGCACTACCTGCCGAGCTTCGCGTTCGCCACCTCCCCCGCGGAGACCGAACGCGGCCCGGCCTACGAATTCGTACTCAACCACGTCGTCGACGTCGAATCGGCCACCGGCATGTTCCGTACCCACTACTCCCGCGAGGTCTCCCGTGCCTGA
- a CDS encoding ABC transporter substrate-binding protein, whose translation MVITLPRACALAAACTVVLTACGGSTDTNGSAKPTSAVDVGKAAPATPLDPKTIARAKDQGSLLLYTNADADQMAPLTKAFEAKYAGIKVRVLNMNDTQTFQRYATETATGVRTADVVMATDAVDMLNFVDKGSVVDYDDPNLAHLPSYAKLAPGVFAMSEDPLVAVYNTALISKDEQPKDLKSLAELSKSIKGKVGTTDISNPQSFGAVSNYTAKHGEAGWKNIEALGPNSGVESGNGNLIQKLAQGQYRATYFVAGSVRALIEGEKAAKILNYTYLTDGTPLLPRAVAVTKKAKSPDAGKLFVNFLLSVEGQQAACKGGFTPYRDGVKCPYGLPAIEAVVGKDNMMLGGYPKDIVKNKPSIVERWKKAYGR comes from the coding sequence ATGGTGATCACACTCCCCCGGGCTTGCGCCTTGGCGGCCGCTTGCACGGTCGTTCTGACCGCATGCGGAGGCTCCACGGACACAAACGGCTCGGCGAAGCCGACGTCCGCGGTCGACGTGGGCAAGGCGGCACCCGCCACGCCCCTCGACCCGAAGACGATCGCCAGGGCCAAAGATCAGGGGTCCCTCCTCCTCTACACCAACGCGGACGCCGACCAGATGGCGCCGCTCACCAAGGCCTTTGAAGCGAAGTACGCCGGCATCAAGGTGCGCGTGCTGAACATGAACGACACGCAGACCTTCCAGCGCTACGCCACAGAGACCGCAACAGGCGTGCGCACCGCGGACGTCGTCATGGCCACCGACGCCGTCGACATGCTGAACTTCGTCGACAAGGGCAGCGTCGTCGACTACGACGACCCCAACCTCGCGCACCTGCCGAGTTACGCGAAACTCGCCCCCGGCGTGTTCGCCATGTCCGAGGACCCCCTCGTCGCTGTGTACAACACCGCACTCATCTCCAAGGACGAACAGCCCAAGGACCTCAAATCCCTGGCCGAGCTGTCGAAATCCATCAAGGGCAAAGTCGGCACCACAGACATCAGCAATCCCCAGTCCTTCGGCGCGGTCAGCAACTACACCGCCAAGCACGGCGAAGCGGGATGGAAGAACATCGAAGCCCTGGGACCGAACTCGGGTGTCGAGTCGGGCAACGGCAATCTGATACAGAAACTGGCCCAGGGCCAGTACCGGGCCACATACTTCGTCGCCGGCTCGGTCCGGGCCCTGATCGAGGGCGAGAAGGCAGCGAAAATCCTCAACTACACCTATCTGACCGATGGCACACCGCTGCTTCCCAGAGCCGTCGCCGTCACCAAGAAGGCAAAGTCACCCGACGCCGGCAAGCTCTTCGTGAACTTCCTTCTCTCGGTCGAGGGACAGCAGGCCGCGTGCAAGGGCGGCTTCACGCCGTACCGCGACGGTGTGAAGTGCCCTTATGGACTGCCGGCGATCGAGGCGGTCGTCGGCAAGGACAACATGATGCTCGGCGGCTACCCGAAGGACATCGTCAAGAACAAACCGTCGATCGTGGAACGCTGGAAAAAGGCCTACGGCCGATGA
- a CDS encoding alpha/beta hydrolase produces the protein MGSQRLSDIEDISQRRRNQAELAAPRPGRTAPPDIEVIAYSAWPGTDPKVRVRVYRPAGSGAPSPCLYYIHGDGLVPGSAGSDDAKASWLAQAVGCVVVSAEYRLAPENPYPAAVDDRFAGLRWLAGSPHELGIDPDRIALHGSSAGGCLAAATALLARDRGGPAIAHLMLISPMLDDRCPTASHGTNTGFRAWSRGANIQAWQAYLGKVFGTDRVPAYAAPARADDLAGLPPTYVDVGDLDLFRDEAVDFAHRMMRAGVPVELHVHPGGIHGGETLAPEADLSARVRSYRLGALRRALFAQPSGRPSPSAQWSG, from the coding sequence GTTCTCAGAGGCTGAGCGACATCGAGGACATCTCGCAACGGCGCCGGAACCAGGCTGAGTTGGCCGCGCCCCGACCGGGGCGCACCGCACCACCGGACATCGAAGTCATTGCCTACTCGGCCTGGCCCGGGACGGACCCCAAGGTGCGGGTACGGGTGTATCGACCCGCGGGCAGCGGCGCGCCGTCCCCGTGCCTCTATTACATCCACGGCGACGGATTGGTACCGGGCAGCGCCGGGAGCGACGATGCGAAAGCGTCCTGGCTCGCCCAGGCGGTCGGCTGTGTCGTCGTCTCGGCTGAGTACCGGCTCGCCCCCGAGAACCCGTACCCCGCCGCTGTCGACGACCGTTTCGCCGGTCTTCGGTGGCTGGCGGGCAGCCCCCATGAGCTGGGCATCGATCCTGACCGCATCGCCCTTCACGGGTCCAGCGCGGGCGGTTGCCTGGCAGCGGCCACCGCGCTCCTCGCCCGCGACCGCGGTGGTCCCGCAATCGCCCACCTGATGCTCATCTCACCCATGCTGGACGACCGTTGCCCGACGGCGTCGCACGGGACCAACACCGGATTCAGGGCATGGAGCCGCGGGGCGAACATACAGGCCTGGCAGGCCTACCTGGGCAAGGTCTTCGGGACGGACAGGGTGCCGGCTTACGCGGCTCCGGCACGCGCCGACGACCTCGCGGGACTCCCGCCGACCTACGTGGACGTCGGTGACCTCGACCTGTTCCGCGACGAGGCCGTGGACTTCGCACATCGGATGATGCGCGCCGGTGTCCCGGTGGAACTGCACGTCCATCCCGGCGGTATTCACGGCGGGGAAACCCTCGCGCCCGAGGCCGATCTTAGTGCGAGAGTGCGTTCGTACCGGCTCGGCGCCCTGCGACGGGCGCTGTTCGCGCAGCCCTCCGGCCGGCCCTCCCCGTCGGCGCAGTGGTCCGGTTGA
- a CDS encoding class II aldolase/adducin family protein, which translates to MSREDLVPIPEEELIFRLPVPFTDPAIERRHRKERLAAALRLFGRFGFEEGVAGHITARDPEFPDHFWVNPFGMSFKHVKVSDLLLVNHNGHVVQGRHRVNRAAFAIHSAVHAARPDAVGAAHSHSVYGKALSATGQRLEPLTQDACAFYEDHGCYENYSGVANDPEEGRRIAEALGGHKAVILRNHGLLTAAGSVDAAAYWFITMERSAQAQLAAKAAGPTIQIPHEEAKVTYAQVGFDLAGWFQFQPLFDQISRTDPDLFD; encoded by the coding sequence CTGAGCCGAGAGGATCTGGTGCCCATCCCGGAAGAGGAACTGATCTTCCGGCTCCCTGTCCCGTTCACCGACCCTGCCATCGAGCGACGGCACCGAAAGGAGCGGCTCGCGGCCGCGCTGCGTCTGTTCGGCCGCTTCGGGTTCGAAGAAGGCGTCGCCGGACACATCACCGCCCGCGATCCTGAGTTCCCTGACCACTTCTGGGTGAACCCGTTCGGAATGTCCTTCAAGCACGTCAAGGTCAGCGACCTTCTGCTCGTCAACCACAACGGGCATGTCGTCCAAGGACGTCACCGGGTCAACCGGGCTGCTTTCGCCATCCACTCGGCTGTGCACGCGGCACGCCCTGACGCCGTCGGCGCAGCCCACAGCCATTCGGTGTACGGGAAGGCCCTGTCGGCGACAGGCCAACGGCTCGAACCCCTCACCCAGGACGCCTGCGCGTTCTACGAGGATCACGGCTGCTATGAGAACTACTCGGGCGTGGCGAATGATCCAGAGGAAGGCCGGCGGATCGCTGAGGCGCTCGGCGGCCACAAGGCGGTCATCCTGCGCAACCACGGGCTGCTCACAGCGGCTGGGTCTGTCGACGCCGCGGCCTACTGGTTCATCACGATGGAACGATCCGCGCAGGCCCAGTTGGCCGCCAAGGCGGCGGGGCCGACCATCCAGATCCCGCACGAGGAGGCAAAGGTCACCTACGCGCAAGTGGGCTTCGACCTGGCGGGCTGGTTCCAGTTTCAGCCTCTCTTCGACCAGATCTCCCGCACTGACCCCGACCTCTTCGACTAG
- a CDS encoding LysR family transcriptional regulator, which translates to MAHPVVGAGEVELHHVKDEAIRLSRGTQTPKPFGNNFPAYSVSWNRRNAIALWHNYYSLLGLSYGTPLTLGRDESGHNSSHGNLCFLLQKAVTVHSSAPRRTGLVKMSIDDLRFFQVVAASETLTAASRQLGWSLPAVSKRLSTLESRLHVRLVQRSTRQLVLTSEGALYAGGLDSILDQLHALEDQVTDHSAALRGALVVQATPGLGRAHVAPLLAEFAASHPQLHLQLQTSALPLRPHRTNFDVAVHVGNPPDSSLRMRRLARNRRVPCAAPSYLDRCGAPTDLEDLAQHDCIVLRENEGDYALWRFGDAGDPRHVRVRGLLSSNDGDIVTGWALEGHGVIMRSEWHVRPLIERGELVRVLPHITTPAADIYALFEDDGHVPRRVAKLIDHLAVRLPGRLEGSA; encoded by the coding sequence ATGGCGCACCCAGTAGTCGGCGCTGGCGAAGTCGAACTCCACCACGTCAAGGACGAAGCCATACGCCTCAGCCGCGGCACGCAGACACCGAAGCCCTTCGGGAACAACTTCCCGGCCTATTCCGTCTCCTGGAACCGCCGCAATGCGATAGCGCTGTGGCACAACTATTACTCCTTGCTCGGCCTCTCGTACGGCACCCCACTCACTCTGGGCCGCGACGAGAGCGGCCACAACAGCTCTCACGGCAACCTATGCTTTCTCCTGCAGAAAGCCGTGACAGTCCACAGCAGCGCTCCCAGACGGACGGGCCTCGTGAAAATGTCCATCGACGACCTGAGGTTCTTCCAGGTCGTCGCGGCCAGCGAGACGCTGACCGCAGCCTCGCGCCAGCTCGGCTGGTCGCTGCCCGCCGTCAGCAAACGACTGAGCACACTGGAGAGCCGCCTCCACGTCCGCCTCGTCCAGCGGAGCACGCGCCAACTCGTACTGACCTCGGAAGGCGCCCTCTATGCAGGCGGCCTCGACTCGATCCTCGACCAGCTCCACGCGCTGGAAGACCAGGTCACTGACCACTCCGCGGCGCTGCGCGGCGCCTTGGTCGTCCAGGCAACCCCTGGCCTCGGGCGCGCACATGTGGCCCCGCTGCTGGCGGAGTTCGCTGCCTCTCATCCCCAACTGCATCTGCAGTTGCAGACCTCGGCCCTGCCACTCCGTCCCCACCGGACGAATTTCGACGTCGCCGTCCATGTGGGAAATCCGCCGGACTCTTCCCTCAGGATGCGCCGGCTCGCGCGGAACCGCCGAGTCCCCTGCGCGGCACCCTCCTACCTGGACCGGTGCGGCGCCCCGACCGACCTGGAGGATCTCGCGCAGCACGACTGCATCGTGCTACGCGAGAACGAGGGTGACTACGCGCTCTGGCGATTCGGCGATGCGGGCGACCCGCGGCACGTGCGGGTTCGCGGTCTGCTGTCCAGCAACGACGGCGACATCGTGACCGGCTGGGCACTGGAGGGCCACGGAGTCATCATGCGCTCCGAATGGCATGTCCGCCCTCTCATCGAACGCGGGGAGCTAGTCCGCGTACTCCCTCACATCACGACACCCGCGGCCGACATCTACGCCCTGTTCGAGGACGACGGACATGTCCCTCGCCGCGTGGCCAAACTGATCGACCACCTCGCCGTCCGTCTGCCGGGACGGCTGGAAGGCTCGGCTTGA
- a CDS encoding NAD(P)-dependent oxidoreductase — MPRVLITTDYLRPGDEVDNYLSAAGLETRHLPMVGRRDPEELVSALAGVDAALIANEPLSAELLARAPQLRVVVRTGVGYDSVDVEAASRLGISVSNLPGINANAVAEYTLGLLLSGARRLGHSAMGVRAGGWPREDGYELRGATLGLVGHGAAARAVVPLAQAFGMDVLCTTGVAGERRDAADGSVRFVPFVELLAASDYVSIHTALTDRTRGLFDASAFARMKSTAVLVNTARGALVDERALANAVHTGVIRGAELDVVAQEPLPPDSPLRGVDGITVYSHLAGQTAQARRAAGFAGAEELVAALEGRARFAVNGVPTEH; from the coding sequence GTGCCACGCGTCCTGATCACCACTGACTATCTGCGCCCCGGCGACGAGGTGGACAACTACCTGAGTGCGGCCGGTTTGGAGACGCGTCACTTGCCCATGGTCGGGCGCCGCGATCCTGAAGAACTTGTGTCCGCGCTTGCCGGGGTCGACGCGGCGCTCATCGCGAATGAGCCTTTGAGTGCCGAGCTGCTCGCGCGTGCACCGCAGTTGCGCGTGGTGGTGCGTACAGGAGTCGGCTACGACTCGGTGGACGTCGAGGCTGCGAGCCGGCTCGGGATCAGCGTGAGCAACCTGCCTGGAATCAACGCAAACGCCGTTGCCGAATACACGCTCGGCCTGCTCCTGTCCGGGGCGCGGCGCCTCGGACACAGTGCCATGGGGGTGCGTGCGGGCGGATGGCCGCGTGAGGACGGTTACGAACTGCGCGGGGCGACGCTCGGCCTGGTCGGCCACGGTGCGGCCGCTCGTGCTGTGGTCCCCCTTGCCCAGGCGTTCGGGATGGACGTGCTGTGTACCACCGGCGTTGCCGGTGAACGACGCGACGCTGCCGACGGTTCGGTACGGTTCGTTCCCTTCGTCGAGTTGCTGGCTGCGTCCGACTATGTGTCGATCCATACGGCCCTCACCGACCGGACGCGTGGGTTGTTCGACGCGTCCGCCTTCGCGCGGATGAAATCGACCGCGGTGCTGGTCAACACCGCGCGAGGTGCCCTTGTTGACGAACGGGCGCTCGCGAACGCGGTCCACACCGGTGTCATTCGGGGTGCGGAACTCGACGTGGTGGCTCAAGAACCGCTTCCGCCGGACAGCCCGCTGAGGGGCGTCGACGGAATCACCGTCTACTCCCATCTCGCAGGCCAGACCGCGCAGGCCCGGCGGGCGGCAGGCTTCGCGGGCGCTGAAGAACTGGTCGCGGCACTTGAGGGGCGGGCCCGCTTCGCCGTCAACGGCGTGCCGACGGAGCACTGA
- a CDS encoding DUF4387 domain-containing protein, with product MPEHPTPAPQLSDYAIEIRSKNAGPFWVTMETFMKDSAGYAIAADDSFLNEQVIADLYRVDATQVQIFRIPALNAVKISFPRPVTQASLRDRDIHAGQHHVPLACLRVPHHPLTDEAQPVS from the coding sequence GTGCCTGAGCACCCCACCCCTGCGCCCCAGCTCAGCGACTACGCGATCGAGATCCGGTCCAAGAACGCGGGCCCCTTCTGGGTCACCATGGAAACGTTCATGAAGGACAGCGCCGGATACGCCATCGCAGCCGACGACTCGTTCCTCAACGAGCAGGTGATCGCCGATCTCTACCGAGTGGACGCAACGCAGGTGCAGATATTCCGCATCCCCGCGCTCAACGCCGTAAAGATCTCCTTCCCTCGGCCCGTCACACAGGCCAGCCTCCGCGACCGCGACATACACGCCGGACAGCACCACGTACCACTGGCCTGCCTGCGAGTCCCCCACCACCCACTCACCGACGAAGCGCAGCCGGTGTCATAG
- a CDS encoding tartrate dehydrogenase produces MGREVVPEGLRCLRAAAEAYGFVLDVVEFDFASADYWVRHGEMMPKDWRGVLGGFDAIFFGAVGWPEVVPDHVSLWGSLLQMRRGFDQYVNLRPVRLLRGVRAPLCDYGPGDIDFWVVRENTEGEYSSIGGRIFEGTERETVLQETVMTRTGVDRVLRYAFELAASRPSRHLTWATKSNGISISMPYWDERAGEMALRYPGVRADKDHIDILAAKFVLQPDRYDVVVASNLFGDILSDLGPACTGTIGIAPSANINPERDYPSLFEPVHGSAPDIAGRGIANPVGQIWSGAMMLEHLGEAVAAAGTVAAIESVLERQPEVLTPDLGGTGTTAALGAAIAGRIGHGVAAEEEERATRPDHH; encoded by the coding sequence ATAGGCCGGGAAGTTGTTCCCGAAGGGCTTCGGTGTCTGCGTGCCGCGGCTGAGGCGTATGGCTTCGTCCTTGACGTGGTGGAGTTCGACTTCGCCAGCGCCGACTACTGGGTGCGCCATGGCGAGATGATGCCGAAGGACTGGCGCGGCGTGTTGGGCGGTTTCGACGCCATCTTCTTCGGTGCGGTCGGGTGGCCCGAGGTTGTGCCCGACCACGTGTCTCTGTGGGGAAGCCTCCTGCAGATGCGTCGTGGCTTTGACCAGTACGTCAATCTGCGGCCGGTCCGACTGTTGCGGGGCGTGCGCGCTCCGCTGTGCGACTACGGTCCGGGAGACATCGACTTCTGGGTGGTGCGCGAGAACACCGAGGGCGAGTATTCCAGTATCGGCGGCCGCATTTTCGAGGGCACCGAGCGAGAGACGGTACTGCAAGAGACGGTGATGACCCGCACTGGTGTCGACCGGGTGCTGCGGTACGCCTTCGAGCTCGCCGCGTCACGACCAAGTAGACACCTGACCTGGGCCACGAAGAGCAACGGCATCTCGATCTCCATGCCCTACTGGGACGAGCGGGCTGGCGAGATGGCGTTGCGGTACCCCGGGGTGCGTGCCGACAAGGACCATATCGACATCCTGGCGGCCAAGTTCGTCCTGCAGCCTGACCGGTACGACGTAGTGGTGGCGAGCAATTTGTTCGGCGACATCCTGTCCGATCTGGGGCCGGCTTGCACGGGCACGATCGGGATAGCACCGAGTGCGAACATCAATCCGGAACGGGACTACCCGAGCCTTTTCGAGCCCGTGCACGGATCCGCTCCCGACATTGCGGGGCGGGGCATCGCCAACCCGGTCGGACAGATCTGGAGCGGGGCAATGATGCTGGAGCACCTGGGCGAGGCGGTGGCCGCGGCGGGCACTGTCGCCGCCATCGAGTCGGTCCTGGAGCGGCAGCCGGAGGTGCTGACGCCGGACCTGGGCGGGACGGGGACGACGGCGGCTCTGGGAGCGGCAATCGCAGGGCGGATCGGGCACGGTGTTGCGGCGGAGGAGGAAGAGCGTGCCACGCGTCCTGATCACCACTGA
- a CDS encoding ABC transporter permease, with protein MSVTRLQPALPRTPPPQQRRRRRPTTNASHYILWALSLIVIVGSVVPVAAASLWSTPLYETGGHLTWDNFRTLLTDRGWWTAVSNSILFAALNTIGSIVVGVACAVFLTRTDIPGRRVLTTLLLVPIALPGLVLIIGWAAMWTPAGFASSWLQTNTPLNMPVNLYSIPGMAMVAMSVASPTVFLLCRGTLLSIDPSLEDAARTAGASPLRSLLTVSLPLMRPAITNAALLVFALSIEVLGLPLILGFSSKISLISTYLYDHWVNDSQQGLVSAGAVFLLVAVSGLLVLRNRLVGDTARFTTTTGKPTSVRTLRLGAWRWAATAAITLFLLVFVAVPLAGVVMTAFTSILSPFISPWSVLTLDNFSAVLDNSLYTNSITNSLLIAGIGGAVTTIVIAVLSVVAHRSAFRFRGSLQQGMLWPRMMPALVTGMAFFWSFALLDRSGALRTSLWGIGIAFAVRSLALGYSAFYPALAGIGADLDNAARTSGATWWKTMRTIVFRLVTPAMGASFVLLFVAMLNDAEPAVFLVTDKTPVLGLTMLQLAATSIGGTVAALGVIQMVITSLVLGAGRALLGVRPRA; from the coding sequence ATGAGCGTCACCCGGCTGCAGCCCGCACTGCCACGCACTCCCCCGCCGCAGCAACGTCGACGGCGACGGCCCACGACCAACGCGAGCCACTACATCCTGTGGGCACTCTCGCTCATCGTCATCGTCGGGTCGGTCGTCCCTGTCGCAGCCGCCTCACTGTGGTCGACCCCGCTGTACGAAACAGGCGGACACCTCACCTGGGACAATTTCCGGACACTGCTCACAGACCGCGGCTGGTGGACCGCGGTCAGCAACTCGATCCTGTTCGCCGCACTCAACACCATCGGCTCGATCGTGGTCGGCGTGGCCTGCGCGGTGTTCCTGACCCGCACCGACATCCCCGGCCGCCGTGTCCTGACGACGTTGCTGCTCGTCCCGATCGCCCTGCCCGGACTCGTCCTCATCATCGGCTGGGCCGCAATGTGGACCCCGGCAGGATTCGCCTCCTCATGGCTGCAGACCAACACCCCCCTGAACATGCCGGTCAACCTCTACAGCATTCCCGGTATGGCCATGGTTGCAATGAGCGTGGCATCCCCCACCGTCTTCCTGCTGTGCCGCGGCACCCTGCTGTCGATCGACCCGTCCCTGGAGGACGCCGCCCGCACCGCCGGCGCGAGCCCCCTGCGCAGCCTGCTCACCGTCAGCCTGCCGCTGATGCGCCCCGCCATCACCAACGCCGCGCTGCTGGTCTTCGCCCTCTCCATTGAGGTCCTCGGCCTGCCACTCATCCTCGGATTCTCAAGCAAGATCAGCCTGATCTCCACATACCTCTACGACCACTGGGTGAACGACTCACAGCAGGGCCTGGTCTCCGCCGGCGCGGTGTTCCTCCTCGTCGCCGTCTCCGGACTCCTCGTCCTGCGCAACCGACTGGTGGGCGACACCGCCAGGTTCACCACCACCACGGGAAAGCCCACCAGTGTCCGCACCCTCAGGCTCGGCGCCTGGCGCTGGGCCGCCACGGCAGCGATCACGCTCTTCCTGCTGGTCTTCGTGGCCGTACCGCTGGCCGGAGTCGTCATGACGGCCTTCACCTCCATCCTGTCGCCCTTCATCTCGCCGTGGAGCGTGCTGACCCTCGACAACTTCTCCGCCGTCCTCGACAACTCCCTCTACACCAACTCGATCACCAACAGCCTGCTCATCGCCGGCATCGGCGGCGCAGTGACAACCATCGTCATCGCGGTCCTCTCGGTCGTCGCCCACCGCTCGGCCTTCCGCTTCCGCGGATCCCTCCAACAAGGCATGCTGTGGCCGCGCATGATGCCGGCGCTCGTCACCGGCATGGCGTTCTTCTGGAGCTTCGCCCTCCTCGACAGATCCGGTGCCCTACGCACCAGCCTGTGGGGCATCGGCATCGCCTTCGCCGTACGAAGCCTCGCACTCGGCTACAGCGCCTTCTACCCGGCGCTCGCCGGCATCGGCGCCGACCTTGACAACGCCGCCCGCACCTCCGGCGCCACCTGGTGGAAAACGATGCGCACCATCGTCTTCCGCCTCGTCACACCCGCCATGGGCGCCTCGTTCGTACTGCTCTTCGTCGCCATGCTCAACGACGCCGAACCGGCGGTGTTCCTCGTCACCGACAAGACCCCCGTGCTCGGCCTCACCATGCTGCAGCTCGCAGCGACAAGCATCGGCGGGACCGTCGCCGCGTTGGGAGTCATCCAGATGGTCATCACCTCACTCGTCCTCGGCGCGGGCCGCGCCCTGCTGGGGGTGCGTCCACGTGCCTGA
- a CDS encoding ABC transporter ATP-binding protein produces the protein MPDLHLNKITKQFTQHTALHDVSLTVEDGEIFTLLGPSGCGKSTTLWSIAGLHRPDSGSIAIGDRTVFDHGRVNVEPEHRNCGVVFQSYAIWPHLSVAQNVGYPLKLRKTPKAERDRRVQEVLELVELSHHARRYPHELSGGQQQRVALARALAHPPDILLLDEPFSNLDAKLRDRSRQWLKTLQSQVGVTTVFVTHDQDEALSVSDRVAVMDRGRIRQVGTPAEIYEHPADLFVADFVGTANIMPAEVLRADGTHALVSIEGLGKPLIVPHTDRRPGPVRISIRPENLTIHRDGHTTPPPGAITTKIDNQAYLGDHYRYTLRIGPTPVVVTTTQPAAASELTISLPPEDIRIFHDEANSNQETHHASVH, from the coding sequence GTGCCTGACCTGCACCTGAACAAGATCACCAAGCAGTTCACCCAGCACACCGCTCTGCACGACGTGTCACTGACCGTCGAGGACGGCGAGATCTTTACCCTGCTCGGCCCCAGCGGCTGCGGAAAATCCACCACCTTGTGGTCGATCGCCGGCCTGCACCGGCCCGACTCGGGAAGCATCGCTATCGGCGACCGCACCGTCTTCGACCACGGACGCGTCAACGTCGAACCCGAACACCGCAATTGCGGCGTCGTGTTCCAGTCGTACGCGATCTGGCCGCACCTGTCGGTCGCACAGAACGTTGGCTATCCGCTCAAGCTCCGCAAGACACCCAAGGCGGAACGCGACCGGCGCGTACAGGAAGTCCTCGAACTCGTCGAACTGAGCCACCACGCCCGCCGATACCCACACGAACTGTCCGGCGGTCAGCAGCAACGGGTCGCACTGGCACGCGCCCTGGCCCACCCGCCCGACATACTGCTCCTGGACGAACCCTTCTCGAACCTGGACGCCAAACTCCGCGACCGGTCAAGGCAGTGGCTCAAGACACTGCAGTCACAGGTCGGAGTCACCACGGTCTTCGTGACGCACGACCAGGACGAAGCCCTGTCCGTCAGCGACCGTGTCGCCGTCATGGACCGCGGCAGGATACGGCAGGTCGGCACACCCGCCGAGATCTACGAACACCCGGCCGACCTGTTCGTCGCCGACTTCGTGGGCACCGCCAACATCATGCCCGCCGAGGTCCTGCGGGCCGACGGAACCCACGCCCTCGTGAGCATCGAGGGCCTCGGCAAGCCGCTGATCGTGCCGCACACCGACAGACGCCCTGGCCCAGTGCGCATCAGCATCCGGCCCGAGAACCTAACCATCCACCGCGACGGCCACACGACTCCGCCGCCCGGTGCCATCACCACCAAGATCGACAACCAGGCCTACCTCGGTGACCACTACCGCTACACCCTCCGCATCGGCCCCACCCCCGTGGTCGTGACCACCACACAGCCGGCCGCCGCGAGCGAGCTCACCATCAGCCTCCCCCCGGAAGACATCCGCATCTTCCACGACGAAGCCAACTCCAACCAGGAGACCCACCATGCCTCCGTCCACTGA